One window from the genome of Salvia miltiorrhiza cultivar Shanhuang (shh) chromosome 7, IMPLAD_Smil_shh, whole genome shotgun sequence encodes:
- the LOC130993611 gene encoding ADP-ribosylation factor 2-like isoform X1, whose amino-acid sequence MRILMVGLDAAGKTTILYKLKLGEIVTTIPTIGFNVETVEYKNISFTVWDVGGQDKIRPLWRHYFQNTQGLIFVVDSNDRDRVVEARDELHRMLNEDELRDAVLLVFANKQDLPNAMNAAEITDKLGLHSLRQRHWYIQSTCATSGEGLYEGLDWLSNNIANKGGR is encoded by the exons ATGCGGATTTTGATGGTTGGTCTTGATGCTGCTGGTAAGACAACCATCCTGTACAAGCTCAAGCTCGGAGAGATTGTCACCACCATTCCAACCATTG GTTTCAATGTGGAGACTGTCGAATACAAGAACATTAGCTTCACAGTTTGGGATGTTGGGGGTCAGGACAAG ATCCGCCCATTGTGGAGGCACTACTTCCAAAACACACAGGGTCTCATATTTGTGGTGGACAGTAATGACAGGGACCGTGTTGTGGAGGCAAGGGATGAATTGCATAGGATGTTGAATGAG GATGAGCTGAGAGATGCTGTATTACTTGTATTTGCAAACAAGCAAGATCTTCCCAATGCAATGAATGCTGCTGAAATTACTGACAAGCTTGGTCTGCATTCACTGAGGCAGCGTCACTG GTACATCCAGAGCACCTGTGCTACCTCTGGAGAGGGGCTATACGAGGGGCTGGATTGGCTCTCTAACAATATTGCTAACAAG GGGGGTAGATAG
- the LOC130993611 gene encoding ADP-ribosylation factor 2-like isoform X3, whose product MRILMVGLDAAGKTTILYKLKLGEIVTTIPTIGFNVETVEYKNISFTVWDVGGQDKIRPLWRHYFQNTQGLIFVVDSNDRDRVVEARDELHRMLNEDELRDAVLLVFANKQDLPNAMNAAEITDKLGLHSLRQRHWYIQSTCATSGEGLYEGLDWLSNNIANKA is encoded by the exons ATGCGGATTTTGATGGTTGGTCTTGATGCTGCTGGTAAGACAACCATCCTGTACAAGCTCAAGCTCGGAGAGATTGTCACCACCATTCCAACCATTG GTTTCAATGTGGAGACTGTCGAATACAAGAACATTAGCTTCACAGTTTGGGATGTTGGGGGTCAGGACAAG ATCCGCCCATTGTGGAGGCACTACTTCCAAAACACACAGGGTCTCATATTTGTGGTGGACAGTAATGACAGGGACCGTGTTGTGGAGGCAAGGGATGAATTGCATAGGATGTTGAATGAG GATGAGCTGAGAGATGCTGTATTACTTGTATTTGCAAACAAGCAAGATCTTCCCAATGCAATGAATGCTGCTGAAATTACTGACAAGCTTGGTCTGCATTCACTGAGGCAGCGTCACTG GTACATCCAGAGCACCTGTGCTACCTCTGGAGAGGGGCTATACGAGGGGCTGGATTGGCTCTCTAACAATATTGCTAACAAG GCTTAA
- the LOC130993611 gene encoding ADP-ribosylation factor 2-like isoform X2 encodes MRILMVGLDAAGKTTILYKLKLGEIVTTIPTIGFNVETVEYKNISFTVWDVGGQDKIRPLWRHYFQNTQGLIFVVDSNDRDRVVEARDELHRMLNEDELRDAVLLVFANKQDLPNAMNAAEITDKLGLHSLRQRHWYIQSTCATSGEGLYEGLDWLSNNIANKASS; translated from the exons ATGCGGATTTTGATGGTTGGTCTTGATGCTGCTGGTAAGACAACCATCCTGTACAAGCTCAAGCTCGGAGAGATTGTCACCACCATTCCAACCATTG GTTTCAATGTGGAGACTGTCGAATACAAGAACATTAGCTTCACAGTTTGGGATGTTGGGGGTCAGGACAAG ATCCGCCCATTGTGGAGGCACTACTTCCAAAACACACAGGGTCTCATATTTGTGGTGGACAGTAATGACAGGGACCGTGTTGTGGAGGCAAGGGATGAATTGCATAGGATGTTGAATGAG GATGAGCTGAGAGATGCTGTATTACTTGTATTTGCAAACAAGCAAGATCTTCCCAATGCAATGAATGCTGCTGAAATTACTGACAAGCTTGGTCTGCATTCACTGAGGCAGCGTCACTG GTACATCCAGAGCACCTGTGCTACCTCTGGAGAGGGGCTATACGAGGGGCTGGATTGGCTCTCTAACAATATTGCTAACAAGGCAAGTTCTTGA
- the LOC130993613 gene encoding AMSH-like ubiquitin thioesterase 2 isoform X2, with product MDGGICCHIDLHPVTKSFPSPGVSFLQPPPHGPDVSRISVTNAPDGQLGNCSGNEQSTSKHLKDIHMSGRLMEDFVNAASENTKKNLETCGVLGAFLKDGTFYVTSLIIPKQEATSNSCQALNEEEIYSIQNEESLYPIGWIHTHPSQSCFMSSIDLHTQYTYQVMVPEAVGIVLAPSDESRQYGIFRLSDPDGMNIIKECQERGFHLHKAPANGTPIYEDCPNIIFNPNLRLEIHDLR from the exons ATGGATGGTGGAATTTGTTGCCACATTGATCTGCATCCTGTTACAAAGTCCTTTCCCTCTCCAGGGGTATCCTTTCTGCAGCCTCCTCCTCATGGACCTGATGTGTCACGGATCTCAGTAACCAATGCACCTGATGGACAGTTAGGAAACTGCTCAGGCAACGAGCAATCCACATCTAAACATCTCAAAGATATACACATG TCAGGACGCTTGATGGAGGATTTCGTCAATGCTGCTAgtgaaaatacaaaaaagaatCTAGAAACATGTGGAGTTCTTGGTGCTTTCCTT AAGGATGGGACCTTTTATGTTACTTCTTTGATAATTCCAAAACAGGAGGCTACCTCCAATTCT TGTCAGGCGCTAAATGAGGAGGAGATATATTCCATTCAAAATGAAGAATCCTTATACCCTATTGGATGGATTCAT ACGCATCCATCTCAAAGTTGTTTCATGTCATCAATAGACTTGCACACCCAATATACATATCAG GTGATGGTACCAGAAGCTGTGGGCATTGTCTTGGCTCCAAGTGACGAGTCAAG ACAATACGGTATATTCAGGCTATCGGACCCTGATGGAATGAACATCATCAAGGAATGTCAAGAGAGGGGCTTTCATCTTCACAAAGCACCAGCTAACGGAACCCCCATATACGAGGATTGCCCTAATATCATTTTCAATCCAAACCTGAGACTGGAAATACATGACTTGCGTTGA
- the LOC130993613 gene encoding AMSH-like ubiquitin thioesterase 2 isoform X6 — MFQAPVSVKVYSIGSMDGGICCHIDLHPVTKSFPSPGVSFLQPPPHGPDVSRISVTNAPDGQLGNCSGNEQSTSKHLKDIHMKDGTFYVTSLIIPKQEATSNSCQALNEEEIYSIQNEESLYPIGWIHTHPSQSCFMSSIDLHTQYTYQVMVPEAVGIVLAPSDESRQYGIFRLSDPDGMNIIKECQERGFHLHKAPANGTPIYEDCPNIIFNPNLRLEIHDLR; from the exons ATG TTTCAGGCTCCGGTCTCGGTAAAAGTATATAGTATCGGATCCATGGATGGTGGAATTTGTTGCCACATTGATCTGCATCCTGTTACAAAGTCCTTTCCCTCTCCAGGGGTATCCTTTCTGCAGCCTCCTCCTCATGGACCTGATGTGTCACGGATCTCAGTAACCAATGCACCTGATGGACAGTTAGGAAACTGCTCAGGCAACGAGCAATCCACATCTAAACATCTCAAAGATATACACATG AAGGATGGGACCTTTTATGTTACTTCTTTGATAATTCCAAAACAGGAGGCTACCTCCAATTCT TGTCAGGCGCTAAATGAGGAGGAGATATATTCCATTCAAAATGAAGAATCCTTATACCCTATTGGATGGATTCAT ACGCATCCATCTCAAAGTTGTTTCATGTCATCAATAGACTTGCACACCCAATATACATATCAG GTGATGGTACCAGAAGCTGTGGGCATTGTCTTGGCTCCAAGTGACGAGTCAAG ACAATACGGTATATTCAGGCTATCGGACCCTGATGGAATGAACATCATCAAGGAATGTCAAGAGAGGGGCTTTCATCTTCACAAAGCACCAGCTAACGGAACCCCCATATACGAGGATTGCCCTAATATCATTTTCAATCCAAACCTGAGACTGGAAATACATGACTTGCGTTGA
- the LOC130993613 gene encoding AMSH-like ubiquitin thioesterase 2 isoform X5, with protein sequence MQFQAPVSVKVYSIGSMDGGICCHIDLHPVTKSFPSPGVSFLQPPPHGPDVSRISVTNAPDGQLGNCSGNEQSTSKHLKDIHMKDGTFYVTSLIIPKQEATSNSCQALNEEEIYSIQNEESLYPIGWIHTHPSQSCFMSSIDLHTQYTYQVMVPEAVGIVLAPSDESRQYGIFRLSDPDGMNIIKECQERGFHLHKAPANGTPIYEDCPNIIFNPNLRLEIHDLR encoded by the exons ATG CAGTTTCAGGCTCCGGTCTCGGTAAAAGTATATAGTATCGGATCCATGGATGGTGGAATTTGTTGCCACATTGATCTGCATCCTGTTACAAAGTCCTTTCCCTCTCCAGGGGTATCCTTTCTGCAGCCTCCTCCTCATGGACCTGATGTGTCACGGATCTCAGTAACCAATGCACCTGATGGACAGTTAGGAAACTGCTCAGGCAACGAGCAATCCACATCTAAACATCTCAAAGATATACACATG AAGGATGGGACCTTTTATGTTACTTCTTTGATAATTCCAAAACAGGAGGCTACCTCCAATTCT TGTCAGGCGCTAAATGAGGAGGAGATATATTCCATTCAAAATGAAGAATCCTTATACCCTATTGGATGGATTCAT ACGCATCCATCTCAAAGTTGTTTCATGTCATCAATAGACTTGCACACCCAATATACATATCAG GTGATGGTACCAGAAGCTGTGGGCATTGTCTTGGCTCCAAGTGACGAGTCAAG ACAATACGGTATATTCAGGCTATCGGACCCTGATGGAATGAACATCATCAAGGAATGTCAAGAGAGGGGCTTTCATCTTCACAAAGCACCAGCTAACGGAACCCCCATATACGAGGATTGCCCTAATATCATTTTCAATCCAAACCTGAGACTGGAAATACATGACTTGCGTTGA
- the LOC130993613 gene encoding AMSH-like ubiquitin thioesterase 2 isoform X1, with protein sequence MQFQAPVSVKVYSIGSMDGGICCHIDLHPVTKSFPSPGVSFLQPPPHGPDVSRISVTNAPDGQLGNCSGNEQSTSKHLKDIHMSGRLMEDFVNAASENTKKNLETCGVLGAFLKDGTFYVTSLIIPKQEATSNSCQALNEEEIYSIQNEESLYPIGWIHTHPSQSCFMSSIDLHTQYTYQVMVPEAVGIVLAPSDESRQYGIFRLSDPDGMNIIKECQERGFHLHKAPANGTPIYEDCPNIIFNPNLRLEIHDLR encoded by the exons ATG CAGTTTCAGGCTCCGGTCTCGGTAAAAGTATATAGTATCGGATCCATGGATGGTGGAATTTGTTGCCACATTGATCTGCATCCTGTTACAAAGTCCTTTCCCTCTCCAGGGGTATCCTTTCTGCAGCCTCCTCCTCATGGACCTGATGTGTCACGGATCTCAGTAACCAATGCACCTGATGGACAGTTAGGAAACTGCTCAGGCAACGAGCAATCCACATCTAAACATCTCAAAGATATACACATG TCAGGACGCTTGATGGAGGATTTCGTCAATGCTGCTAgtgaaaatacaaaaaagaatCTAGAAACATGTGGAGTTCTTGGTGCTTTCCTT AAGGATGGGACCTTTTATGTTACTTCTTTGATAATTCCAAAACAGGAGGCTACCTCCAATTCT TGTCAGGCGCTAAATGAGGAGGAGATATATTCCATTCAAAATGAAGAATCCTTATACCCTATTGGATGGATTCAT ACGCATCCATCTCAAAGTTGTTTCATGTCATCAATAGACTTGCACACCCAATATACATATCAG GTGATGGTACCAGAAGCTGTGGGCATTGTCTTGGCTCCAAGTGACGAGTCAAG ACAATACGGTATATTCAGGCTATCGGACCCTGATGGAATGAACATCATCAAGGAATGTCAAGAGAGGGGCTTTCATCTTCACAAAGCACCAGCTAACGGAACCCCCATATACGAGGATTGCCCTAATATCATTTTCAATCCAAACCTGAGACTGGAAATACATGACTTGCGTTGA
- the LOC130993613 gene encoding AMSH-like ubiquitin thioesterase 2 isoform X3, whose translation MFQAPVSVKVYSIGSMDGGICCHIDLHPVTKSFPSPGVSFLQPPPHGPDVSRISVTNAPDGQLGNCSGNEQSTSKHLKDIHMSGRLMEDFVNAASENTKKNLETCGVLGAFLKDGTFYVTSLIIPKQEATSNSCQALNEEEIYSIQNEESLYPIGWIHTHPSQSCFMSSIDLHTQYTYQVMVPEAVGIVLAPSDESRQYGIFRLSDPDGMNIIKECQERGFHLHKAPANGTPIYEDCPNIIFNPNLRLEIHDLR comes from the exons ATG TTTCAGGCTCCGGTCTCGGTAAAAGTATATAGTATCGGATCCATGGATGGTGGAATTTGTTGCCACATTGATCTGCATCCTGTTACAAAGTCCTTTCCCTCTCCAGGGGTATCCTTTCTGCAGCCTCCTCCTCATGGACCTGATGTGTCACGGATCTCAGTAACCAATGCACCTGATGGACAGTTAGGAAACTGCTCAGGCAACGAGCAATCCACATCTAAACATCTCAAAGATATACACATG TCAGGACGCTTGATGGAGGATTTCGTCAATGCTGCTAgtgaaaatacaaaaaagaatCTAGAAACATGTGGAGTTCTTGGTGCTTTCCTT AAGGATGGGACCTTTTATGTTACTTCTTTGATAATTCCAAAACAGGAGGCTACCTCCAATTCT TGTCAGGCGCTAAATGAGGAGGAGATATATTCCATTCAAAATGAAGAATCCTTATACCCTATTGGATGGATTCAT ACGCATCCATCTCAAAGTTGTTTCATGTCATCAATAGACTTGCACACCCAATATACATATCAG GTGATGGTACCAGAAGCTGTGGGCATTGTCTTGGCTCCAAGTGACGAGTCAAG ACAATACGGTATATTCAGGCTATCGGACCCTGATGGAATGAACATCATCAAGGAATGTCAAGAGAGGGGCTTTCATCTTCACAAAGCACCAGCTAACGGAACCCCCATATACGAGGATTGCCCTAATATCATTTTCAATCCAAACCTGAGACTGGAAATACATGACTTGCGTTGA
- the LOC130993613 gene encoding AMSH-like ubiquitin thioesterase 2 isoform X4 gives MDGGICCHIDLHPVTKSFPSPGVSFLQPPPHGPDVSRISVTNAPDGQLGNCSGNEQSTSKHLKDIHMKDGTFYVTSLIIPKQEATSNSCQALNEEEIYSIQNEESLYPIGWIHTHPSQSCFMSSIDLHTQYTYQVMVPEAVGIVLAPSDESRQYGIFRLSDPDGMNIIKECQERGFHLHKAPANGTPIYEDCPNIIFNPNLRLEIHDLR, from the exons ATGGATGGTGGAATTTGTTGCCACATTGATCTGCATCCTGTTACAAAGTCCTTTCCCTCTCCAGGGGTATCCTTTCTGCAGCCTCCTCCTCATGGACCTGATGTGTCACGGATCTCAGTAACCAATGCACCTGATGGACAGTTAGGAAACTGCTCAGGCAACGAGCAATCCACATCTAAACATCTCAAAGATATACACATG AAGGATGGGACCTTTTATGTTACTTCTTTGATAATTCCAAAACAGGAGGCTACCTCCAATTCT TGTCAGGCGCTAAATGAGGAGGAGATATATTCCATTCAAAATGAAGAATCCTTATACCCTATTGGATGGATTCAT ACGCATCCATCTCAAAGTTGTTTCATGTCATCAATAGACTTGCACACCCAATATACATATCAG GTGATGGTACCAGAAGCTGTGGGCATTGTCTTGGCTCCAAGTGACGAGTCAAG ACAATACGGTATATTCAGGCTATCGGACCCTGATGGAATGAACATCATCAAGGAATGTCAAGAGAGGGGCTTTCATCTTCACAAAGCACCAGCTAACGGAACCCCCATATACGAGGATTGCCCTAATATCATTTTCAATCCAAACCTGAGACTGGAAATACATGACTTGCGTTGA
- the LOC130993612 gene encoding pantothenate kinase 1 isoform X1 — MEGVGTQVANMGETELNSCDRDRDRDRDCDDVSHLSLDIGGSLIKMVYFSNGSSCSSDDQKDSYLKDEINASVGTSNQSGLRGKLHFLKFETSKIHECIKFISSKHLQHYGDQDNKDLIIEENVIKATGGGAFKFADLFKEKLGIILDKVDEMSCLVAGANFLLKAVNHEAFTYMDGQKDYVQINHKDLYPYLLVNVGSGVSMIKVDGDNEFERVSGTSVGGGTFWGLGRLLTKCKSFDELLELSHQGNNRVIDMLVGDIYGGMDYSKIGLTSTAIASSFGKAISENKELEDYRSEDVARSLLRMISNNIGQIAYLNALRFGLKRIFFGGFFIRGHAYTMDTISVAVNFWSKGEAKALFLRHEGFLGALGAFMKYEKNGFTDISHQFMEQSCAIQITQPHNV, encoded by the exons AACTCCTGTGATCGTGATCGTGATCGTGATCGTGATTGTGATGATGTTTCGCATCTTTCTCTTGACATAGGAG GTTCTCTAATAAAGATGGTTTACTTCTCAAATGGCAGTAGCTGCTCCTCTGATGATCAGAAAGACAGCTATTTAAAGGATGAAATTAACGCATCCGTTGGCACCTCCAACCAGAGTGGCCTAAGAGGGAAACTTCACTTTCTGAAGTTTGAAACAAGCAAAATCCATGAATGCATCAAGTTTATATCTTCCAAGCACCTTCAACACTATG GTGATCAGGATAATAAGGACCTCATCATTGAAGAAAATGTTATTAAG GCCACAGGCGGCGGGGCATTTAAATTTGCTGATTTATTCAAAGAAAAGCTAGGTATCATTCTGGACAAGGTAGATGAAATGAGCTGCCTTGTCGCTGGAGCTAATTTCCTACTTAAG GCAGTGAACCATGAAGCATTTACCTATATGGATGGCCAGAAGGACTATGTCCAAATTAACCACAAAGATCTGTACCCTTATCTCCTTGTTAATGTGGGTTCTGGAGTCAGCATGATCAAG GTAGATGGCGACAATGAATTTGAGCGAGTCAGTGGAACAAGTGTCGGTGGTGGAACATTCTGGGGTTTGGGAAGACTTTTAACCAAGTGCAAAAG TTTTGATGAGTTGTTAGAATTGAGTCATCAAGGAAACAACAGAGTGATAGACATGCTTGTTGGAGACATATATGGTGGAATGGATTACTCAAAG ATTGGTCTTACGTCAACGGCAATTGCTTCTAGCTTTGGCAAGGCAATATCCGAAAACAAAGAACTCGAAGATTACAGATCTGAGGATGTAGCCAGATCCCTCTTAAGAATGATCTCAAACAATATTGGACAG ATTGCTTACTTGAACGCATTACGTTTTGGATTGAAGAGGATATTTTTCGGAGGATTTTTCATAAGGGGACATGCATACACAATGGACACAATTTCTGTTGCAGTTAATTTCTG GTCGAAAGGCGAAGCGAAAGCTCTATTTTTGCGGCATGAAGGGTTTCTTGGAGCATTGGGAGCTTTTATGAAGTACGAGAAAAATGGATTCACAGATATCAGTCATCAATTTATGGAACAATCTTGCGCAATACAAATAACCCAACCCCATAATGTATAG
- the LOC130993612 gene encoding pantothenate kinase 1 isoform X2, translated as MEGVGTQVANMGETELNSCDRDRDRDRDCDDVSHLSLDIGGSLIKMVYFSNGSSCSSDDQKDSYLKDEINASVGTSNQSGLRGKLHFLKFETSKIHECIKFISSKHLQHYGDQDNKDLIIEENVIKATGGGAFKFADLFKEKLGIILDKVDEMSCLVAGANFLLKAVNHEAFTYMDGQKDYVQINHKDLYPYLLVNVGSGVSMIKVDGDNEFERVSGTSVGGGTFWGLGRLLTKCKSFDELLELSHQGNNRVIDMLVGDIYGGMDYSKIGLTSTAIASSFGKAISENKELEDYRSEDVARSLLRMISNNIGQIAYLNALRFGLKRIFFGGFFIRGHAYTMDTISVAVNFWRSESSIFAA; from the exons AACTCCTGTGATCGTGATCGTGATCGTGATCGTGATTGTGATGATGTTTCGCATCTTTCTCTTGACATAGGAG GTTCTCTAATAAAGATGGTTTACTTCTCAAATGGCAGTAGCTGCTCCTCTGATGATCAGAAAGACAGCTATTTAAAGGATGAAATTAACGCATCCGTTGGCACCTCCAACCAGAGTGGCCTAAGAGGGAAACTTCACTTTCTGAAGTTTGAAACAAGCAAAATCCATGAATGCATCAAGTTTATATCTTCCAAGCACCTTCAACACTATG GTGATCAGGATAATAAGGACCTCATCATTGAAGAAAATGTTATTAAG GCCACAGGCGGCGGGGCATTTAAATTTGCTGATTTATTCAAAGAAAAGCTAGGTATCATTCTGGACAAGGTAGATGAAATGAGCTGCCTTGTCGCTGGAGCTAATTTCCTACTTAAG GCAGTGAACCATGAAGCATTTACCTATATGGATGGCCAGAAGGACTATGTCCAAATTAACCACAAAGATCTGTACCCTTATCTCCTTGTTAATGTGGGTTCTGGAGTCAGCATGATCAAG GTAGATGGCGACAATGAATTTGAGCGAGTCAGTGGAACAAGTGTCGGTGGTGGAACATTCTGGGGTTTGGGAAGACTTTTAACCAAGTGCAAAAG TTTTGATGAGTTGTTAGAATTGAGTCATCAAGGAAACAACAGAGTGATAGACATGCTTGTTGGAGACATATATGGTGGAATGGATTACTCAAAG ATTGGTCTTACGTCAACGGCAATTGCTTCTAGCTTTGGCAAGGCAATATCCGAAAACAAAGAACTCGAAGATTACAGATCTGAGGATGTAGCCAGATCCCTCTTAAGAATGATCTCAAACAATATTGGACAG ATTGCTTACTTGAACGCATTACGTTTTGGATTGAAGAGGATATTTTTCGGAGGATTTTTCATAAGGGGACATGCATACACAATGGACACAATTTCTGTTGCAGTTAATTTCTG GCGAAGCGAAAGCTCTATTTTTGCGGCATGA